The Gadus macrocephalus chromosome 21, ASM3116895v1 genome has a segment encoding these proteins:
- the LOC132449643 gene encoding uncharacterized protein LOC132449643 — MVDNCCAPGCRNRRGKKKGCSFYRIPKDAARREIWLSAIKRARSQQNNSERWDPPAVGFRLCSEHFISGRKSDNPLSPDFVPSLFSYLPSPEKRRRKARLEVFNRRQKAKLQKIEQAKLCAEATRLRASTDCPQNNAATEDQTTEPSITEDQVIEPPITDPLEDSGDEDPVQPDPATPPCTSETCSKRIESLELECQALRTENMLLRDKISRKTLTEISLQNDDKKVNVLTGLATYTCLMTIFQYLTPFLKLKASITCFQQYMLTLMKLRMNLTFDFLGFYFGIDPTTVSRHFKHCVNLIYCRLVPCLVVWPERESLRTSLPYVFRNGGYGKTVCIIDCFEIFLEKPSRLRPSALHSVTQNTNHITP, encoded by the exons ATGGTTGACAACTGTTGTGCACCAGGTTGCCGAAACAGACGAGGGAAGAAGAAGGGATGTTCATTTTATCGCATCCCAAAAGATGCAGCGAGGAGGGAAATTTGGTTAAGTGCTATTAAAAGAGCCAGGAGCCAACAGAACAACAGTGAAAGGTGGGACCCGCCGGCCGTTGGATTTCGGTTGTGCAGCGAACACTTCATATCAG ggAGAAAGAGTGACAACCCTTTAAGTCCGGACTTTGTGCCATCGCTTTTTAGCTATCTTCCGTCTCCAGAGAAGAGGAGACGGAAAGCTAGACTGGAGGTGTTCAACAGGAGGCAGAAGGCGAAATTGCAGAAAATAGAGCAGGCAAAGCTATGTGCAGAAGCCACCCGTCTAAG GGCATCAACTGATTGTCCCCAAAACAATGCAGCAACAGAAGACCAAACCACAGAGCCCTCCATCACAGAAGACCAAGTCATAGAGCCCCCCATCACAGATCCTTTGGAAGACTCAGGTGATGAAGATCCTGTCCAGCCTGATCCAGCAACACCACCATGCACCTCTGAAACCTGTAGTAAGCGCATCGAGTCTCTTGAGCTAGAATGCCAAGCTCTAAGAACTGAAAATATGTTGTTAAGGGACAAAATAAGTAGGAAGACCCTGACAGAGATAAGTTTGCAAAATGATGATAAAAAGGTGAATGTCCTCACTGGGTTAGCAACCTATACATGTCTGATGACCATCTTTCAATATTTGACTCCATTTCTCAAACTTAAGGCATCGATAACATGTTTTCAACAATACATGTTGACTTTGATGAAGCTGCGAATGAACTTGACATTTGACTTTTTAGGTTTTTATTTTGGCATTGACCCAACTACTGTCTCCAGACACTTCAAACACTGTGTTAATTTGATTTATTGTAGACTGGTGCCATGTCTAGTGGTGTGGCCTGAAAGAGAATCTCTAAGAACATCTCTTCCATATGTATTTAGAAATGGCGGCTACGGGAAGACTGTTTGTATCATAGATTGTTTTGAAATATTTCTAGAGAAACCAAGTAGATTGCGACCCAGTGCACTGCACAGTGTTACTCAAAATACAAATCACATCACACCATGA